One genomic region from Dermacentor variabilis isolate Ectoservices chromosome 6, ASM5094787v1, whole genome shotgun sequence encodes:
- the Kdsr gene encoding 3-ketodihydrosphingosine reductase, with the protein MAPSSSLASTPWQYYVPLLLTSPMALLVVSRLWRRYQARNACLRHQHFVITGGSSGIGRALARAVVRRGANVTLIARNMDRLEEAKIELLEEASSPEQAVHTLSADLTKGEAGEAVLTRGIEEAEQVCGPVDYLVNCAGSAISLRFDETPLAEFQRMMEVNYLSAVHATRAVLSGMKQRGSGSITFVSSVAGLMGVYGYTAYCPAKFALVGLAQSLRMEVKHRGIHVMVAFPPDTDTPGFAEEERTKPTETKLISATVGLWSADVVAGSLLQDMLEGNVTSVLGLDGRMTMMLCAGMMPPSSLLEVVVQALTMGTLRIVGCLYLAHFYRLVARCAANREGSKKGS; encoded by the exons ATGGCCCCGTCTTCATCGTTGGCGTCCACACCGTGGCAGTACTATGTGCCTCTACTGCTCACGTCTCCCATGGCGCTGCTGGTGGTGTCAAGGCTGTGGCGCCGTTACCAAGCTCGGAACGCGTGCCTGCGGCACCAGCACTTCGTCATCACTGGTGGTTCCAGCGGGATAGGCCGTGCGCTTGCACGGGCTGTGGTTCGGCGAGGTGCCAATGTGACACTG ATTGCACGCAACATGGACCGGCTTGAGGAAGCGAAGATCGAGCTGCTAGAGGAGGCGAGCTCACCCGAACAGGCCGTTCACACGCTCTCGGCTGACCTGACGAAGGGTGAGGCTGGGGAAGCAGTGCTCACCCGTGGCATTGAGGAGGCCGAGCAGGTTTGTGGGCCCGTCGACTACCTGGTGAACTGTGCGGGCTCTGCGATCAGCCTGCGGTTCGACGAGACACCACTGGCCGagttccagcgcatgatggag GTCAACTACCTGAGTGCGGTGCACGCAACCCGGGCGGTGCTGTCGGGCATGAAGCAGCGAGGCTCGGGCAGCATCACTTTTGTGTCGTCTGTCGCAGGCCTGATGGGCGTGTACGGTTACACGGCTTACTGCCCGGCCAAGTTTGCCCTCGTGGGACTGGCACAGTCGCTCCGCATGGAG GTGAAACATCGTGGCATCCACGTGATGGTGGCCTTCCCACCGGACACGGACACGCCAGGCTTTGCAGAGGAGGAGCGCACCAAGCCGACCGAGACAAAGCTCATCTCGGCAACGGTCGGCCTGTGGTCAGCCGATGTGGTGGCCGGCTCACTACTGCAGGACATGCTCGAGGGCAACGTGACTTCGGTCCTGGGACTGGACGGCCGCATGACGATGATGCTGTGCGCGGGCATGATGCCACCTAGCTCGCTGCTCGAGGTGGTCGTGCAGGCCCTCACCATGGGCACCCTGCGCATTGTGGGCTGCCTGTACTTGGCGCACTTCTACAGGCTCGTGGCGCGCTGTGCGGCCAACCGCGAAGGCAGCAAGAAGGGGAGCTAG